CTCAAGACTAGATCTTaaggaaaataaatctagataggagtTTTGAGACTGTAAAAAATAAGTTCTACAATTGAGATTTCCAAGTGTTTAAAAATAAAGCTtcattttcgtggacaattcggAAGGTTTCGTTCGACGATAATATAAATCTAGTATTGAAACGCGTGTGATGAACGAATACGAGATAATTGCAATGGTTGACAGTGCGTTAGCAGCGGGATAGAGTTCGTGAAAAGAAGTAAAAATTAGCATTGTTAGCGCTGTTACGCCTAACAAAACACCGACTGGGGATAGGTCGTCGACTGTCCTAACTCGGGCCAGCGAAAACTGCACGATCAAAAGAACCAGCAACCTAAATtactaatttctttttaaaattaaacctTCTCTGTAGCCTCCACTTTCTTGGCACTTTCTCCAAGCATCTTTTAGCGAAATAAAAAGTGGCTACTGCCACTTGCGTTTCTTGAACGCGAAAATTTAATACACGACTTTAACACTGGGGATAGTAAAAAATATACTCGAccgaatttttgcaaatttaccgTGTCTATATGGGAACGAATAAACATTTCCATTGCATTGTACGTTTCTTTAAGAGTTGTGGCGATAACTCCCGTACTCGCCGCCAGATGGTTACGCTCTTTTCTTTCTCGCAAGCGTTCCAGTGTCCTACACACTTCTTTAAGAATttatcgtttcaatttctttgtTATAAAGAAATACACTGTGATTGTGTTGATGGACGAGTGGGTGATCTTGATAAAGAAATAAGTGGAACCGTTGGAGTTTCCGGGGttgagtgaaaaaaaaattgattcgtTTGAGATGGATTAGTGGAAGATGTGGCGTTGAAGGAAAGATGGGCAGAGGGGTGGCGCGTTGCCCGGTAATCGACGGGAAGGGTTAAGGAGGCACGGACGAGGAGGGACGTTAATCGTCGCGCGGCCGCGGATCGACAGCCGATGATCGACGATCGAAGGGTAAGAGACGTTTGGAGAGTCGAGTCCGTCGGCTAGTCTCTCTCTTCGAGGCCTGGAAATCCGTAGGACGGTCTTTAACGATCGACACTGAGCGACTTTAGAGGCAAATTATCGGGCCGCAGGCAATTACCAGGTGGGGGTCCGATATAGAGTGAAGCGGTTCCGAGAGTTCCGAGAATCGGTCCGTGGCTAAAAATAAGATCCCACCCGGGAGCGGTGATTATGTTCCGAAAAAAGAGAACTGGGCGAAACGCTCTCCTTCAGCGTGCGCAGGTGCCGCCGATGAGACGAATAAAAAaggacgagagagagagagagaggggaacCCGTGAGGAGAGGAGAGCTCCTCCGTGTGGTGTGTTCGAGAATCTCGCGTTGCCCCGCATCGCCACGGCATAAGAAGGTCCCCCTCGTACCTTGCATTGCTATGCAGTACCGTGCCGTGCCGTGCCGCTCTGCGCTTCGGCTCCGCTTAATGAAGTTGTCGGTTCAGGACGTTTACAGGTGGGGCCTACCTGCGTGTGGTCCATTCACAGCGACTGCCGCGGGACTGGTTAGGAGCGCTTTACATCTTTACTTTTACCTCTCGAACCGCTTCGTGTGTCCGCGGTACCTCGACCGGAGCACCGTGCGTGCACCGCAGGGTACACCGATCCTCCTCGTCATCCTCCTTCGTCGTCGTTGTTGTCGTTGTTATCTTCACGGTTGTCTGTCCCTGTCCTCGGCGGTAGTTGCCAAAACCCGGCTATTACGCTCACGGAGCTAACGATTTCGGGACTCTCGGGATCCATCCACGACTTACGAAGCCCAACAGAAAGGGGgaaattttgttgaaattgGGTGCTCGTTAGACGACTTTTTCGAGTAATTCTTGCAATgtctgttgcgattaatattcgaaCTTTTGCACTGTAAAGTTTTAATTCTCCGAATCTAGTCTTCCATGTGATTGAGAAGTTTTTATGTAATCTTCTATTTATCTTATTTCGAGTCTTTTGGTAGTCATATTTGTGTAGTTTATGGTAGATTCCTCGCTATTTATACCGAATCATTGTGTCGGTTATTTATTCAAGGCTTCTTTTAGAAATCGTAATGTTTTATTGCACGATGTTACGTCGTTGACTTCCTCGTTTCTTCGTTGGCATTATGTTAAAATATgttcgatcgcggaaatgcagcTGACGAACGTAGAttcttttttcgatggaaaaacttTCGCTCGTTCGAACGCTTCTGGCCTGCTTCGTAGTTGATATTTCCGAAAATCGAGTAGCCTGTGCGCTTCGACAGATTACGACAGGCAACCGAACAAAATTTCATCCGGATTGGACAAAAGTAGCCATAGTTAGAGGcacatcacaaacacacagattctCTTTCAATTTTATATTCATAATTTTCCCCGTATAGTGCGTAAAATTACCAATAAGAACAAAcaggaaaatataaatattttactacTTGCAAAAAAAGGCAATAACATTATTTGTAAACAAGTTCAGTGAAGTACACTTTTACTGCAGTTTCAACCTTTCCGTCTCCGGTCGAGATTCTACAGCGAAGTGAAATAGACGGATCGTTAGCTTATTTCGCATGATTGCATCTGCTGTAATGGATAATGCGGATAATGATAGAAAATGATCCCGAAGGAGAGCCGACCTATTTTAGCGAAGAAGCATATTGGACGGAaagttttccaaaacaatttgtcgAAAGCAATAGCGACGATTGGATTACGGCATACTCTTCTTATTAAAGAGATATTTTATATATCAATAGGAACGAtacgttaaatatttaaaaatggcgCGTCAATTTCCTCTTCGCTTGGTCCGGATGGTTTCCGTTTTTAAGACGTTTGTTTCTCTTTATTTTTCCAGACTATGCATCGACAACAGAGGCTTCGATCGCCATCGTCGTCTCCCTCGTCGTTATCGTTGCCATTCTCGGCGTCCCGGTCGTCCATCTCGACCGTGTCGCTGTCGTCGACGTCGCCGTCGACGGCCACGTCCGAGCCAATAACGACGCTGACGACGAAGACGACGTCCCCGTCGGCGTCCACCGccctgtcgtcgtcgtcgtcggcgtGGTCGACGTCGCCGTACACCTGGAGCGTCCAGCAGACCTCATGCTCGAGGTTATCGTCGCTGTCCGGCGAGTCATCCATCGTGTCGGTATCGATACCCTGCCCGAGACTCGTCTCCGTGTTGGCTTGGTCCGTGACGCTGTTGCTGGTGTCGTCGTGCATCGGTCTGACGGACGCTGGAATCCTGAACGGGCATCCTTTGGGTAAAAGGTCCTTTATCGATATCCAATGTAAGGGTATATACGACAAGAGCATCTTCGCCCGGCTGGATCGTATCTGCGAGGATTGTTACAACCTGTTTCGAGAACCTCAGCTGCATCAACTGTGCAGGTAACCATCCACTATGCACGTTTCCCTATAAGCTCTACCAAAGCACTTTGCAATCACAAAGGCAAAGAAGTGTCGGGTGAAAGACTTTTACCctgataaattttataaatattttccaaatttaACTGGGGTACCATAACCTTCCAGAGTTGTGGACCACCTCTCGAGAACAGTGTTCAAATACATATGTGTTTGTTCAGTACCTGAACAGGATCTTTAGGGAGCCGTGACGGCGGCCACTGATAAAGTCACCGCCAAATACTTTGGCCACTCGTGGCCGCTTCCCCCCACTCCGACGCCACGAACTACTCTCCGTATTTACGAGGAGGGGACGCTTGCTCAGAGAAAAAGCGTTGGAGACCTGAGACCAGCGACTCTTACCTCAAACTTTCCCCATTTGTCGTTACtaaactgcggatgtttatgcatttattgtGGAAAtttgaaatacttaaagtagcaAAGCTTCAGTTTcgctaattttattaacaaaaatatgagtTTGCATAAAGATTCGCAAGTCTAGTCGTCTAGAGCAGGGTTTCCCTAAACGTTTTTTCTTGTGGAGCCcttaagaaattttttacgaACCTTGCCATACCTAAACTTCTAAGCAAAGACATTAGCGTTGACATCTGAGCGATTTTCGTGTACATAGCGTTTCCAATACAAAGTCCGTGACCCAAAATTATTTCATGGAACACTGGTCTAGAGCCACGAGCTCGAAAAGTAATCTTTAACGTTGAGAACCGCTGAGGGTGGGCGTCGTGGTGGGGGGATCGGACATTTGGCGGCCTCGAGCGGCCGAAATATTCGGCGGCGGATCGGGGAACGGTCGTCTTCTCTCGCTGCGAGATTGCGCGCGGCAGTGTGACGCGAATTTTTCGCTCCGTCGGTTTTATTCAGCGAAATCGAACGGTTCCGTTGCGTCATCCGGCGATCGTGTTCGATCGTAGCGCGCCTTTTTCTCGGAAAGAAAGGAAATTCGTTACGTAGGCGCGTTTTGGTTGGTCGGTGTTATCCACGCGACACGCTCGACCATAGCCACTGTTCTCCCGAACGGAGCCGCGCCCCTTGCTCTGCTTCCTGTTTCGTGCCACTCGCGCCGACTCTCCTATTCCACGATCGCGATCGAACCGTTCTGCATATGGATCAGAGACGAGCAATCGTGCGGATAGAAAAATAGAAATCACAGTATCGTCGAAATTCTTCCACGTTAGTTTCGTTcgagtaataaataaataatgataataaacGACGGTAAAAATCGGTTGATTTCCAACGAAATAATGCTGAATAAAAGTAAGAACGGTCGAGAAATCTTTATCGCACAGTCTGTATATCAGGTTACGATATAATCTCGCGATTAAATGGCGGCCGTTTCCGTGATCTTTGGTGTCTCGAATTCGTCGAAGGTTGTCTGGAAGCTCTCCTCGAAACGTCTCGTTTGTTTCCAGCGTTTCCACGGATCTCTAGGACGAATCGCAAGGCGAACGATACGCCCGCGAATCCCCAGGGTCTGCCCGCCTGTAGCGTTTGTATTTTGAAATGTTTACAGGAAAAACTGCTTCACGTCAGACTACTTCAAAGGATGCTTAGACGTGCTATTGCTGCAGGACGAGGTAGAGAAGATCCAAACGTGGATCAAGCAACTACACGGAGCGGAGCCCGGGGTTTAGGTAGCTTCTTATTTTACGTTTATGATTTCAATTTCTGCGCGTTTTCATTTTTGCATTAGCTTTCCCAACCTAGCCTCGCTTTCCACGGCCATTTTCTCCTACGTCCTCTTCGAAATCGGTGGTTTCCGGAACAAATTTTTGTGTCTCCAATCGCGATACttgcaatataaaatataacagaTATTAATTTAACTCGGATACCTTTAATTACTCTCTGAAACCGGCACAATAGAAATTTTAAACGCAGATATTTCCAAGGTTTGAGCCCTTCGAGACAGTTTGGAGATCACCGATCGAAATCCTCCCCCTCTTCGCGAAATTTCAAGCAACAGGAAAGCTTTAATTTCTTATCTTTTCTTTAACTTGTCTTCCTCGTTCTTCGTTTctcgtttctcgtttttctctttCTATTTTGCCATCGTTGCGTACGTTTGTTTTCGTTGCTCGTCGTCGACGCTCTCCGTATCTATCGAACCGACCCAGTTGTTCCCCGATATCGTACAAACGGTTCGCCCAGACGTCGTTCCAAGAATGCACAAAAACCACCACTCTACGATGCACCTGGTACACACGATGACACACGAAACTCACGCACGCCGTGTACACGCAATTAGGTAATTTTCCGTCGACCACGCAACAACAGGTAACATTGCACAACACCAGGGACGGGCAAAActctcattaaaatatttctagtAAACTGTATATTAAACTTATTGGCTTCGATGAAAATTCACCATCGAAGCACGACAATTTTACAATGACTCTGAAAACCAAGCAGCACAAAACATCGTGCAAACGTTGTTTTTTTTTACACTTTTATTTTTGCAAATGGaggataatttttgtttttattcgttCTTTCCTCTCGATAACGTGTAAAACATCGTGAAATTCAAcgtgttttcgtccaacttgacGTGCTACATAAACAAGTTATGCACACTTCGGAACGATCGCTCATGTTATATTTAACGTTCTGAAGAGGACCACACTCCGCGTAACACGGCTTAAACAAAGGACGATTCTTCGCCGTTGCCACGAAGTTCAATAAACATATTCGATCCAACGATATCGTGCGATTTTTCGAGAGGAAACGAAAACAGTAGTTCCCATTATTTAACCTTCCGTTGCAAGATTTACGCGATCGAAAAAACGATAGAAATAATACTTGGAAAGTTAACCTTGCAAATTTTTAGGAGATTCACAGTTCAACTAGAGGATTAATTAATTTACGGATATAAGATACATTTCTATAGAAGAATACATGCATACGTATCTATAAAAAGACaaactttagtatcaaaccttgAGTATGTAttgtaaaaattcgagaaagatgATCGGTTAATCTTCCGGTGTGTTTTGTCGTCCATTATCGAACACAGCTGTTCCCCAGACCGTAGTTTAGGGTCAAGTATGGCAATAGAGGGTCAAGTATGGCAGAACTTGCTTATAAGTTGATACATTACTAAAACGTAACCAAAAAAATTGTTGCCTTTAATGCTACTAGCGCCACCATCGAAGAACCTGTGAAACACGACAACTATACCTGCGCAGGAGCTATCAGGAACACCATAAACTGCATCTTCTGCATAGGATAGTAGTTATATTTCGTAATTTCTCCGCTAATGGCGCTAGTAGAAAGATAACTATTTTTTTTACTCATTCCTCTTCCACGCGGATCCTTTTTATCCTCGCAAATCCCTTTTTTCGTCTAACAAGCGTCGTTCTTCGGCGCTTCTAAACGCGACGAGCAACAATTTTTATCGATATTTTTGTCGAACGTATTTTTGCGCGTCGAAGACCAATTTTGAACACGACGCTAACGGAACATTTTTCAGAGACCGAGGGAAACAGGACGTCCTCGGGAATGTCGCGAGAACGCATACGACAAAATGTGTTTTCCGCAACGATGAAATATTTTTGCAGGTTCTTTGCCAGAGACAGCGGGACGGCAcatttttcttctctttttGCGACCATCCTGCGATTTTTCACGCACGACGCACTGCGTCTTGCGGACCGTCGTCCCGCGTATTTTTGTCGAACATAACCGCGTCGCTCTTTTCCCAATCGCAAGCTAATGCATTATACATCCCGCTAACGGATTCGTTTGTTTCTTACGATTCTTTCATCTGAATAAAGTTCAGTCGAATGAACTTTCAAGAAAGCCTAAACGAACGGATCCTAAACATCTTGGAATTCTAAGCACAGTTACCCAAGCATCGATCTAGCGACGAAAAGGAAACACAAAAATTAGTTTCTTAATATAATTTTGTCGGTAGTAATGATTGTACTATGGATTTTGCAACGTTCTAGATTAAAAGTCTTCCTCGATATGAATCAAATTTAAGAAGCTTCGCGTTACTAACTGCCACCAGTGCCAAAGGAGGTTATATTAAGAAACCGATGATTTTGTGGAGCCAggagaaaattgaaaattgttCGTTTGCTCGATCTAATTAATAGTTTCGGGCGATGTTTTCCCAATAGGCAAAGCTGCTTTGGTACGGAATACTTCACAAGCTGTATTCAAGCGTTGCTGCTCGAGGACGAGAAGGAAAAGTTCCAGGAGATGGTCGAGTACCTAGGCCGCAAGAAATAAGAGGAAAAGAGTACAGACGCGCTTTCATCGCGAAGGGTCCGTTTACGACATCCACGATGAACGATTCCAACGAGGTCGACGAAGAACAGTGGGAAACGAGATGCCAGCGACTTCCAGATCACAATCGCGACGATTGTACGCAGACTATTGCAAATCCCGACATTCGTTCACTCTAATTTCCTTCGCGACGTCCGTATGACCGAGAACACTCCTGAACTGGGGATTCGGAGCACGCTGCAACAACAATCATACCTCCTCTTTTCTTTTTCGGAACGATCGAACGCTACGACAAAGACTATGCCAACGACCGATCGAACGGAAAGGCTCGAACGCTTCCAAATCACCGACACCATTGGGTAAATTCTATTTCCGaacaacgaatacaaattttagactCGTTCGCTGATTTACCGTGTTCATCAAGCACAATCTGGATTATGATATTTACTCGACAATTAGAATCGGTGCTTCCTAACCTAAAATATAACGTACATTGAATTCTAAATTTTTGCTAACTCGTATCACGTACTTGAATAGATGAATAAACTGATTCTGAAACTGTTGGTTTACGAATTAATCTGAAATTTATATTCGTTATTCGGGAATAAAATTATGGTATGAAACACACTTCGAGAAATAACCTTTAAAAGGAAATGGACACGAGCATAAAGATGGCGTGACGAACGCTGCCGTTTTGCAGAGACGGGTAGAACTTTATTCGAGTAATAAATAACGATTTATTCGCAATATTCGAATAAACAGATATTTGGATACGCTTTTATTCGTTCCGTGGAGTAAACTGGTAATTCGATATATTAGGTGTTCTTCCTTTTTAACGAGAAACGATCAACGAAGCTTGCAAACCAATATTTAGGTTAAACGGAATAATTCGTGTAAAATTTTGGAACTTCCCCACAttataattgaaaaataatcAGAAACGAACCGGTATTGGGTTCGTTTACTCCACTGAACAATTATTCAGATACGATTCTATTCGTCCAACGTACACAGTGACGTAACTGGGAATTCTAGGGCCCACTAGAATTAACAGAATTTTGTTAGagggaaattaattttcatataGAGTATTTCTGGTGAATCAATGGGCCCTCATATTTATTAAAGAACTCGTTtaaaaaaagtaattaaaacCGTTTTTTAGAAAATGCAGGCCCCTCGAACATTTCGTTACGCCACTGACCATGGACTATAATTCGATTGCATAACTCTGAGACTAATGCTCGTCCAGGAAACAACGAATCGAAACGAACTATCCGATCGTTCGATCGTTGTTCGAGAGACAAAGTTCGCCCCGTCTTTGTCGCGTCGTCGCCATTGTCTTCGTCGTTTCCGTTCGTTACAAACGGTTGTAATAACAAAGTATGAAAACGAAGCGGTATGAGCGAATCGTACGTGCGATGAACCCATACGAATCTAGTCGACAGAATATTTGCGCTCGCGTATTGCGCCATGTTTTTAtccaattaattattaattaattatttatgttgAGCATCGTCGTCCGTTATTgcggcgattattattttttattctctTTTATATCGGTATACTTCCTTAGCAAAAATCAACGATCGTACACGTTACTTATGCAGGATATGCTTTCGATAAGTAAAAGTAGATAGATTAGGTAGAGTCCTTTATCGGTTTTGGCGCTAAATTCTCTGCTATTAAAAAGAATCACGCTCGAACGAACGAGCGATGGCTGTATATGCTTTTAGACACCGTGAAAAGAAACAGATGCACAGAATACACGGatacgtttacacgattggcacGAAAAGGGCATTGAAgatgaaaatgaaaatgataaaaaaaaagaatcctGAACGACTCACGGACCGTAATATTAGTAACACCGATCACATTATCTCTATTGTTTCATTTACCACCTACCACTGTCGCTGCTACCGCTACTTTCACCATCGTGACCGCTACCATGACTGCAACGACATAACCTATAACGATTCTACGATTGCTATTGCCACTACTACACCCCCCTGCTACCACTTCTACTAATACTATTCCCGCTATTTAAGACGAACGACTGTAAACGACGGCTAACGACCACCGACGATTACCCACTGCTTTCTACACCTGTTACTATGTACTAATATCTCTTCTACTATTATCACTATTATCATtatcattattaatattattattattaatattattactattattattattaatattattattataatattatattatattgttaGTTTATAGTATACTTATTGTTGTTATGACTGCTACGATATCACGGCGACAACTCCGATTTTCGGCGATTTGAAACAGAGCGAAACGAGTGacaaaaaggaaagaaaatgaaaaaaaagatcACGCGTCGTCGCTGGAGGAACACACAGtcgacgcgtaccgtaaacatTCGCTCGTAAAAACGGGTCAAATGGCGAATGGAGTTATCCGTACGTAGTAGACgtatagtatttatttatttgttcacGTTCTTAAATTTTTGAGGAAGGCGATCGTAAAGCGGTCATAAAACTTATCCACACAACAGCGCACGCACACATCAACGTTCTTCCAAATGCTTGTCGATTGAAACAAAACAACGCGCGACCGGAATTCCTCGTTTccgcgtatatatatatatatattatttacgcTCCGATAGATGATCTCCGATTTTTACTCTGGTGAAAAAAGTGGGAGTTCTCGCTGTCGGCGTGCGCGTACGCCAACGGGGAATAACCCTTTTTACATTAACGAATATTATTTAACGCTTCGACGCATTCCCCGGTTGAGGGAATTACGAACCATTCCAAGATCAGTATTGAAGCCATTCCGACTTCGTCATCGTTCCGAAATCTTTGCCGAGCACGCGTAATTCGTTTCGTTTCTCTTGCGCTTTATGTTTCGTTTCGCACAAACGATCAGTTTATTCGGCCGCGCAATACGTCGAACGTTCGCGTAACAACAAAAATTACAGAGCAGGAAAGAAACCGACGAACGGTCCTGAATTGTTTGAATCCATGAATGTTCCGTGTCAACGACAACGGTTATGCATTTTTCGTTCAGTTGTTTACTTGTTTGTTTGTTCAGACGCGCAGGTAGAAACGAAAagagagataaaaaaaaaaacggctAAGGATGCGTATTCTATTCGATTCGATTCTTGTACAATTTTATATATAATGTATATTACATTATAACTTatgtaatatataatatatattatatactttatatatataaataaatatatatatcagTACCAACTACGCGCGCGTGCGCGctcgcgcgcacacacacacaaagTGTAATGTATAAATGCACGATATGCATGTAAAAATGCGTACACGCGCTCCATGTACCTAAGCGATGTGTACGCACACGTGTGTACGCGTATGATTATTAACACAGATATTTCAATCTATTCTTGTTTCGCGTGAATAAACAGGTGATTCAAAAATCAACGTCTAAATTGTTTTTATCGAACTTTTCCAATTTTTTGGATTTGTCCCCTTCCAGAAACGTATACATTCGTCCAAATGTATAATTTATACCAAAAATACTTTTAATACCGAACATCGTATTCTGAGGGTTTGGAATTTTAGGTTACGTTTAGCTTTGTTAAACCAAAGATGAGAATAAActacagaaaaattttaatgggggattctagaggccaaaataagacgaaaatcaagaatactaatttgttgatggagccttcattaaaaagttattaaggttTACAGTTCCGAccgtgctgaatttttttctcgaaaatacgcaagatttcgggggtatgtctattcaccaaaaatgattgtaattgacccccgcaaccgaaaataatttttccaaaacgatttgaaatttttgaatttaattgttactaactgtttaacgaagcctccatcaacaaattggtattcttgattttcgtcttattttggcctctacaatcccccattgaaatttttgccagagctggccgaacaccctgtataaaaagtcACAGCCACGTACGCCAAAAGAAACTAACCTAAATTTGATTAGTTTTCTTCGAATATTTCGAAAACTAAAACCGACCGGTGGCCATATCTATGGGGAAAAGTTATTTAAACGTTGTCCCCGATAACATATTTCAAGATCATTAAAATCGATGCTACTATACCCAATACGACTATTAccaaataaataaatcataaaCAAATTTCGAATCATGCAAGAGATTTCATAACGAATAAAACATTGTCAATCCAGTGTTCGTTAAATGAAATAATACACAAGGAATAAACATTAAaccgttcgatcgaataaacgttACGAACAAATTGCTACACATTGATCATAcctgttattcgaataaaatggtGATCTCTGGTATCGAGACTATCTCACGCTTTACTTCGACGAATGGGGTCCATAACAAAGCTTTTCTTTATTGAGATTTTAAGATATTTCTTGCACTGTGCACACCAGGGTCCATGAAAGGGGATACATTGTACCTGGGATCAAAAAGGAGGTCTAAATTTCTGGTTCCACGATTTTGGAACTGTATTTTATGCCAAA
The window above is part of the Colletes latitarsis isolate SP2378_abdomen chromosome 2, iyColLati1, whole genome shotgun sequence genome. Proteins encoded here:
- the Itp gene encoding ion transport peptide isoform X1, which gives rise to MGDNDRRRRVTRSRVNFAIRYTMHRQQRLRSPSSSPSSLSLPFSASRSSISTVSLSSTSPSTATSEPITTLTTKTTSPSASTALSSSSSAWSTSPYTWSVQQTSCSRLSSLSGESSIVSVSIPCPRLVSVLAWSVTLLLVSSCIGLTDAGILNGHPLGKRSFIDIQCKGIYDKSIFARLDRICEDCYNLFREPQLHQLCRKNCFTSDYFKGCLDVLLLQDEVEKIQTWIKQLHGAEPGV
- the Itp gene encoding ion transport peptide isoform X2, whose translation is MGDNDRRRRVTRSRVNFAIRYTMHRQQRLRSPSSSPSSLSLPFSASRSSISTVSLSSTSPSTATSEPITTLTTKTTSPSASTALSSSSSAWSTSPYTWSVQQTSCSRLSSLSGESSIVSVSIPCPRLVSVLAWSVTLLLVSSCIGLTDAGILNGHPLGKRSFIDIQCKGIYDKSIFARLDRICEDCYNLFREPQLHQLCRQSCFGTEYFTSCIQALLLEDEKEKFQEMVEYLGRKK
- the Itp gene encoding ion transport peptide isoform X3, which translates into the protein MHRQQRLRSPSSSPSSLSLPFSASRSSISTVSLSSTSPSTATSEPITTLTTKTTSPSASTALSSSSSAWSTSPYTWSVQQTSCSRLSSLSGESSIVSVSIPCPRLVSVLAWSVTLLLVSSCIGLTDAGILNGHPLGKRSFIDIQCKGIYDKSIFARLDRICEDCYNLFREPQLHQLCRKNCFTSDYFKGCLDVLLLQDEVEKIQTWIKQLHGAEPGV